A window of the Ciconia boyciana chromosome 35, ASM3463844v1, whole genome shotgun sequence genome harbors these coding sequences:
- the LOC140645610 gene encoding olfactory receptor 14A16-like translates to MSNASSITEFLLLAFADTRELQLLHFWLFLGIYLAALLGNGLIITTVACDHNLHTPMYSFLLNLSLLDLASISTTVPKAMANSLWDTRAISYSACAAQVFLFVFFMSAEFSLLTIMSYDRYVAICKPLHYGTLVGSRACVHMAAAAWGSGFLYAVLHTANTFSIPLCQGNALDQFFCEIAQILKLSCSDAYLREVGLIVVSLLVAFGCFVFIVVSYVQIFRAVLRIPSEQGQHKAFSMCLPHLAVVSLFLSTAMVAYLKPPFISSLSLDVVVAVLYSVVPPAVNPLIYSFRNKELKDAVLKLMTGCFSKAVNCPFLDAYHS, encoded by the coding sequence ATGTCCAATGCCAGCTCCATCACTGAattcctcctcctggcattcGCAGACAcacgggagctgcagctcctgcacttctggctcttcctgggcatctacctggctgccctcctgggcaacggCCTCATCATCACCACCGTAGCCTGTGACCACAAtctccacacccccatgtatTCCTTCCTCCTCAACCTCTCCCTCCTCGACCTGGCCTCCATttccaccactgtccccaaagccatggccaattccctgtgggacaccagggccATCTCCTACTCAGCATGTGCTGCCCAggtctttctgtttgtctttttcatgtCAGCAGAGTTTTCTCTTCTCACCATCATGTCCTATGACCGCTACGTTGCCATCTGCAAGCCTCTGCACTACGGGACCCtcgtgggcagcagagcttgtgtccacatggcagcagctgcctggggcagtggttTCCTctatgctgtgctgcacactgCCAATACATTTTCAATACCTctctgccaaggcaatgccctggaccagttcttctgtgaaatcgCCCAGATCCTCAAGCTTTCCTGCTCAGATGCTTACCTCAGGGAAGTTGGGCTTATTGTGGTTAGTCTCTTAGTAGCatttggctgttttgttttcattgtggtGTCTtatgtgcagatcttcagggctgtgctgaggatcccctctgagcagggacagcacaaggccttttccatgtgcctccctcacctggccGTGGTCTCCCTCTTTCTAAGCACTGCCATGGTTGCCTACCTGAAACCACCCTTTATCTCCTCCCTATCTCTCGATGTGGTGGTGGCAGTTCTGTATTCGGTGGTGCCTCCAGCAGTCaaccccctcatctacagcttcagaaacaaggagctcaaggatgcagTTTTGAAACTGATGACGGGATGTTTTTCTAAAGCAGTAAACTGTCCTTTCCTGGATGCATATCACTCATAA